The Sabethes cyaneus chromosome 3, idSabCyanKW18_F2, whole genome shotgun sequence DNA window ATTGTTTAACTACCGTTTTCAGTTCAGTCTATCATTGACGACTTGTCTTAAGCGTTCTACTTCACGTTGGCTCAATGTTTTGGCTTACGCCTTTCTTCGCTTGCCGATCATCCTCCAGATTTTATCAGTAGTCGTCATAAAAGCGTTCTTGACTCCGACCCAGTGCTCTTAGACGGTTCCACCGAGTGACAATTTCAAGATAATTCAACTTGTTCTACGAGATCTCTTTTGGCCTCAAGAGCTCATCAGTCTTCGGATGTCGTAATGAAACGTGCGATACGCAACCGTattgtaaaattgctttggttaatttagttcgaaaacagacactaaggcagcctgcaagtcgtaggcgaaatacgtatctgtcgtgaataaaatatacatagtagaattaaattggataagttttcttctttttatttaattttaggtaacTAATACTGACCAAGTGATGATTGGATGCAATATCCTCGCATTCTGCTTCAAGAAAGCTGCTTTCACATTTTCGATTAATGCCAATATggtcattttgattttttgttggAACGTCGTGGGAAATCCTTGTAATCCTATTTGCTAGTAGATGGCAAAAGGGCGATCCACCAATCATCATGTTGTTATTACTATAGAACtctattatttgaatttttgagtcaccggtcaattatgtgtgcaatttaaaattgatattcaccgaaaaatatcaattttaaattgcacacacTATAGAACTCTATAAACAcctcttcttttttgtttatctGTTCCTTGGACGCCTTCGAGGGCTACGTTGTTTTAGTCAATCGTCTCGTTGAAGTCGTCCAAGTGGATTTAAATGTCCCTATttctgaacttgagattttctGCACCACACTGTTCAACTGGCAATTCAAACACTCTTTTTCCTGCAGATTGAGAAGACTTGATCCGTGCTCCCATTCGGGTTCTGATACGAGTTTCACACCAAGATGCATTTACTCTGCAAACTTCCAAGCATAACTAAAAACTGTGGATCACATGTCCTAcctgtcgtgtccgtcggttattttcAACCGAGTTCTCCGGAACACGGAACAACATCCGTCAAAGTCtgcgttcgtccaaaaactggaTCTTGTTTAGACTTTTAgagcatgctatatcatgccacagtatgcgtaagtctcatattgaacgattcatttctctccttgtctcttatctttcgtatgacggtattcttcgtatgcaaggggtttcagcgagggtttcagttacactcaagtaaataattcagtttcattagatttgttttacgctgattaatctaactcggctcgttccctacactACCATGGAACGAAGAGTCAACATAAAATTCACTGGACAACAAATGCATCAATTCGAAATTGATAGTGGAACATTCGGAACAATTTAAGCACCTTTTCAGAGCTAATACTTTTTTTTATATTGTATTCAATGTCTGTTACTCAATAACAGGGGGATTTTTCGGCTGCAGCTGTTCCAGCTTCGGTACATCTGCAGCCCAAATTTCATGCCCGGATGCTTCTAGCGCAGCCAGTTCCTCCGGATGGGCACTCTTTTTGTGCTGACGACAGTTGGGTCCACTGGCGAAGGATTTTTCACAAAATGGACATTTATATGGCCGATAGCCAGTGTGAAGCATCAAGTGGTTCTTCAACGTCTTCGAGCGTTTAAATTCGTTACCACAGTATTGGCATTTGAATCTCTTCTGATCCGAATGCACAACCATGTGCCGCCTGAGGGTACGTTTCGTATTCAAACGAAGTCCACATTGCGGGCAGACGTATTGCGTGTCAGAGTGAGTATCTATGTGTATCTTTGAGAAAATGtatgttttcaataaatcctTACCCGACTGGTATTGAAAAAGTGCAACTAACCTTCAAAGCCGGCATATTCTTGAACGCTTTCGGACATTGTGGACAGAGAAAATGTCGTTCATCGCTATGAGACGTCTGATGTTCTTTCAACCATCCTTTAGTTGAAAAATCTTTACCACACTCCTCACAAATGTACGGTCGTTCGCCGGCATGAATTGCTTTGATGTGTGTTACGACACTTGTCATCTTACTAAACCTAGAATAGGAAACATGAGTCAAGAAAGTAGATAAATTTGGTAacaattttgttactttttatCACAAAAACGACATGGATGTATCATTTTCAGCTCGGGTGGTAAATGCGTTTCGGCGTGCTCTTTCTGGCGTCTAGCCGAAGCGAATCGTTTCGGACAAGAAGCACAGGGAAACAGCAGCTCTTCCGATTGCGAATGTTTTGTCTCGAGATGCTGTAAATAGGCGGATCTATGGCGGAATTCACTGTCGCAGGCTTCACACCGTGGTCGCGGCTTGAGAACCCTTTTTTTCTCCGGTGAGTTTTTTGACTTGGCGCGGGGTTTTCGCTTTGTAGCTTTCGGAGGTTTTTCATCTTCGATCTCAAAGTCAGGATTGAAATCTGACGTCTCATCCGCTGAGTTTTCATTCGCTGAAACGGCAGGTGAATGCCGTTCTTCTGATGATACGCTATCGGATAAATCATCGTTCTTAGAATCACATGAAACTCTACTCAATTTTCCTTGAAATATAAAGGGTTTgacattaaaaaataaaatatttcaaaaatgatTCTGCTTCTACTTTTTTTCCTCCGAGAATCGaattttgtttcatctttcaCCGAAAGCACAAAATCGGCATCGTCTTCGGGAATATTCGAATTAAGACAGGCGTCCGCAGCCCAGGCAACCGTTTCGGGAAAAATGTCTTCTTCTTTAACCAAAATTTCTGCGGAATCTTCTAAAAACCGAAACCGGGTTTCATCAAGTTTAATCTCGGAAAAGTCATTCTCTTTTATGGAGTATAATTCTAGTAGCATTCTATGTGTTTGCTGATACCGTTTCCTAAAACTATCCAGTTTATGAACAAAACTGTAACATTCATTGCAGACGTTGCTAGCGGCGTTGGATATTTCCTGTAACTATTCCAAAAATGTTAATcttaaaatttataaaacattttaaTATGAAGACTTACCGAAAAGTTTAAATGTCTCACTATGATCTTATTTAGCTCATCAAGAGATTCTAGGTTCCAACTAGTTTCTTCGTTGGCACACAATCGGCACCAATTTATCCATCTAGTTTCCATTTTCGATAAATTGTATAATTTTATTTCACAGTATTTTGCAACTAcatttaatataatatatattaGACACTAAacactatttttaaaatttgcagtacattattgagatatttttttactGCATTTGAGATGTTTGACATTCCaatcaatgaaaaaaataataacaacgcCAAACAGAGCTAACTTCGCTcaggcagtgatgccaacttTTTTCGAGCTACTTTTCTTATCAGTACACGAAAAAAATCGACACATTGATGCGAAATGTTTCacgcaataaaaatattgtgccTGGCAgccaagggcatggtgtgttgctatctctttcgcACGTCTAATGCTACCACAACCTTCAGTTATCTTCGATTAAGATCACTTTCGTCTAATAGAGAATTCGTACCGCCCGTTAATGTATTTAATACTGGCACTAAGACTATCCAcatactagagatggtcgggtagcggaaaatttacccgaaacccgcacaggtacccgtacccgccggatacgggtcgggttcgggtattgaaaaaaaataatttgcgggttcgggtcgggtacgggtttttaatttttggttttgaaaccgggtatgggtcgggtcgggtatccatTGACCTCATTTAACACTAAAAATTGTCGGGTACCCGGACCCGTACCcgtgcccgacgggttgcggtcgggttcgggtatcaaaaaaaaaaaaacttgcgggttcgggtcgggcacgggtttttattttttttctcaaccgggtacgggtcgggttcgggtattcaaattttcatacccgaccatctctaccacATACCCTTGatgtaatcatgctatctctttctcatgtaggagtgagagagaatccttcaactagttcgccagaaattagaatttccattgaataaacCGTTAGCCGTCACTCGGACCGAAACGTCAGAAGAGACGGTTACactcaccccatcgacatctctatatcgagctgcagcgaacgtcagcgacagcatgtcctgggctcaaaatttgacagcgggcccaaatcagactgctggcagttcaGTGAAACGTAGTGCTTACATGctgtctcattttcgcacacacgagatgttggcggcgaaaacatgcccgcttaggaaaaattcggatgcccggcagaaatcgaacaggatcaatatggcgccggcaaaatttgacattcagaaccggttcgtcttcttcgtttttcgctcgcttttctgtatgtctaaaatgacattttaaaacggGAGATACGTGTTTCACACAATGCTgcctaaagcggggtacgctgctgaaaagtaatgggtaaaaagataggacaagaaatgctcaagaaatcgatttcgtttacgatttcttaagcagtacgcacttcataagaaatattatttctcgttcagatggcgcagttttacatgcaggtgaattaaaacgtcacttttccgtacggaataatatccggcgcaattataaccacaagaaaaaatgacaggttgttgcttgcattggagttgtcaaaatttcttcggtaaatagcaagattttttcttgagctgttttcttttcagcagcgtaccccgcttaatgTTGCAGTTCTGCATTACaggtaagaaaataatattcaacaTGTTTCTGCGGGATTTAGTTTCTGTTTTTAACGCCTCACGAAACATTTTAAATGGTCGATTCCAATAACGTGCGTGCTCCgtgcattctttttgttttcagacCAAAGGTCCCGCTCATCTGGTTTCAGCTTCTGAAATGCaccgaaaactaacaaaaataagCTGAACGTAAGAATGAACAATAAAGTAGTGTGAAATGCGCAAATGTAtgtattgtatttatttatgATGACAGCTTTCTTTAATcaaaaagttacgcaaaaaacacaaaccggttgaatcggtttcggtatcggttctgttcgacatggctgacagaaatcgaacagaaatctggCAGACAAAACCGTTAGGCAAAATTTCTTCCAGaatcggttgttgcatttctgctagttttcacgggtgacggcggccagaaatccggcagaatgcctggcagaaaaagttcgatttctgccggacgcgcctaagcggggtgttgcctgccgatggggtggttacactgcaatcatatgcatttgacgttcgtttcaCACCCCTGGATGAATtagtttgtgaaatatttcaaacggcGAAATATTCCATTTTGGTAGGTAAGGTGAATTCGGCAAATTCACAGAAGTTGGTCGAGCTTAGCCCGTgcagttttgtttattttcaacGCTAAATTTCTTATTTGCATTAGCTAGTGCTAAGTGTTTTACTATGTTCTTGAGCTGTTTACGAAGATTTTAAAATTTCTGCGTTTCGTCACGTTTTGCTTTCGGATTCAGTAGTAAAAGGATTTTAGTGATAATTA harbors:
- the LOC128740523 gene encoding zinc finger protein weckle-like: METRWINWCRLCANEETSWNLESLDELNKIIVRHLNFSLQEISNAASNVCNECYSFVHKLDSFRKRYQQTHRMLLELYSIKENDFSEIKLDETRFRFLEDSAEILVKEEDIFPETVAWAADACLNSNIPEDDADFVLSVKDETKFDSRRKKRKLSRVSCDSKNDDLSDSVSSEERHSPAVSANENSADETSDFNPDFEIEDEKPPKATKRKPRAKSKNSPEKKRVLKPRPRCEACDSEFRHRSAYLQHLETKHSQSEELLFPCASCPKRFASARRQKEHAETHLPPELKMIHPCRFCDKKFSKMTSVVTHIKAIHAGERPYICEECGKDFSTKGWLKEHQTSHSDERHFLCPQCPKAFKNMPALKIHIDTHSDTQYVCPQCGLRLNTKRTLRRHMVVHSDQKRFKCQYCGNEFKRSKTLKNHLMLHTGYRPYKCPFCEKSFASGPNCRQHKKSAHPEELAALEASGHEIWAADVPKLEQLQPKNPPVIE